The genomic segment AGCTGCTGCATAGCAACCTGTAGCCAACAAAACATGAGGTCAGATTTGATCAGGCTTTCTTTAATGCTATGATAAAACTAAAGTAACAGAAATCTGCGAGGGATAAAACTTACAGCATGGATGGCCAACCACACAGCCAGGTAGCACAAGATGATGATAGACAGAGGAATGAGGCAGCATGTAACTATGAGGACAATCATGTAGGACTGGACTCCAGGGTCTTCACTTCCACTGAACACATCAGGCCCGCAGGACGTTTTTAGTCCATGAGGCCAATACCTGATACAAGGAAACAATTTAGCATTTGCTTCGCATTAAACAAAGCTTGCTCTGCTGATTATTGGGGGTATAAACACTTCATAACCAGAAGATCCGGTAGATTACCATGTGGGGTTGGGGTgggaaattgtttttattgatctgaacAGCACTTTGAGCTGGTTTTAGTATGAAGGGGGCTTTATAagtaaaattgattgattggttgattaCCTGCTCCATCCAAAGATGGGAGGAGAGCACCACACTGCAGGCCAGACCCAGGAGAAAACTATTCCCACTGTGGCCCACGTGGCATCAAACTTGATATTTCCAAAGGGTTTGCACACAACTATCCATCTCTCCCAAGAGATGATAGTCAGGGACCAAAGCCCAGCAATTCCTGTGCACAGAAAAAAGGATGATAACATTCAGCTTAAAAGTGTACAACCAGGATTCATCTTtaggtttgattaaaatgaatttacaaGTCTGTAACATAACTTACCACTGTGACAACTTACCACAAATTGAGACAACATAGCCTTCGAAGACACACATCGGGTGTCCCAGAATGAAATATCCAAAGACCTGGttgcacacactgatggtgCTGGCAAAGACTGTCTCTCCAAGATCAGCAATGGCAAGGTTGACCAAGATCCAGTTGAGAGGATGACGAAGTTTCTTGAACTTTGCTGTGGCCACCAAGACGAGGCCGTTGGTGAAGACTGATAAAATGACCACAATAAACATCCAGAGTGTTGCGATGTTGTAAACCCATCGAGGAGCGATGTGGTAGTTTGGTCCTTCAAAAGGATCTGAGAAAAGTCCACATCTTAGAATTTTATGCAAACGACTTTGCAATTCAGAGGCATTTGCCTTTTTAAAGCAACATCTTTTTATGACTAATATTACAAATATGTTGTATACTggtatatgtaaaaaaaaaaaaattcttgcatgaaagtgcaatatttcttgCCAGTCATCTCAAAGAGTGAAATTCATATTTTGTAGAATTATTACACATAGAGTGATATATATTCcaactctttgttttttgtaattttgattgTTATGGCTTACAGGTAGTGATAatgaaaatcacaaagttttacCACAAACCACATATAATAAGAATATATAGTGAAACAGCACATTAATGAAAACTCATGGTGTCACACCTTAATTGGCTAACTAACTCAAAATACCTGCAAAGATTTCCTGAGCCTTTAAACcagtggtctcaaactccagtcctcaggggctgatgtcctgcaacttttagatgtttctctgcttcagcacaccatgttccaatattagctcattagcagagctctgtgGAGCTTGCCTGCATGCTAGTGAAGCAGTTTAGCCATTTAATACAATTGTGTAGCACAAggcacacatttaaaagttgcaggacattggctcttgaggactggagtttgaaaacaattatttaaatgatcTCCCACTCTTAAGGAGAAGACTGCTGACTGGATAGATGTCCAGAAGACAGTCATGGACACCCTGCATGAGAAGGCTAATCCATAAAAATCCATTGCTGAATAAGCTAGTTGTTCACGGAGCTCTGTATCCAAACATATTAACAGAGGATGTAGCTTGGTAGAAAAGTGTGCGCCAACAGCAGGGGGAACTACAGCCTTGAGAGGATTGTCAAGTTAAATCCAATCTAAAAGAGCCACAACACACAGACCAGTACTACACATGGGCTACAAATGTTGCATTCTCCATGTCAAGCCACTCCTGAACCAGAGACAATGCCAGTCATCTTCCTTGGGCTACggagaacaggaagtggactgttGTGCAATGGtcaaaagtcattttttcatCTTGCATTTCATTGTGAAGTGAAGAGTGATTGATTGAAGTGTAGTGTGAAGTTTTCACAGTCAGTGATGTTTTGGGGTGCCATCTtatcttctggttctggtcactGGATTTTATGAAGTCCATAGTCAATGCAACAGCCTACAAGGACTTTTTAGAGAACACAATTCTTCCTTATGGAgatgctggggtttttttcacgTGCCCACACTGCCAAAGGTACCATAAGCTGGTTGAGTAACCATGGTGGTTCTGTTCTTGATTGGTCAACAAACTCCCTGACCTTTAACGCCATAGGAAATCAATGGGCTGTTGTCaaaaggaagatgagagacatcGGAGCCAACAAGGGTGATGACCTGAAGGCAGCTATCAAAGCAATCTGGGCTTTTATCACACCTAAGCATCAGCACAGGCTGATCGTCTCTATGCTATGCcacattgatgcagtaattcatgcaagaAGAGGTCCAACCAAGTGTTGAGTGCATAAAAATGCACACACTTTTGAGAAGCCTCACATTGaaaattgaaacaaataaaatagaagcTGCTCAAAACATCTAACTATTTGTGTAAGTAATCTTGATAAAATGactgtttcactttctgatAGGACTGTCAAGAAATATTACACTTTTATGcaatacaaa from the Xiphophorus maculatus strain JP 163 A chromosome 20, X_maculatus-5.0-male, whole genome shotgun sequence genome contains:
- the LOC102225324 gene encoding red-sensitive opsin-like, coding for MADDWRKQTFAARRHNEDTTRGSAFTYTNSNQTRDPFEGPNYHIAPRWVYNIATLWMFIVVILSVFTNGLVLVATAKFKKLRHPLNWILVNLAIADLGETVFASTISVCNQVFGYFILGHPMCVFEGYVVSICGIAGLWSLTIISWERWIVVCKPFGNIKFDATWATVGIVFSWVWPAVWCSPPIFGWSRYWPHGLKTSCGPDVFSGSEDPGVQSYMIVLIVTCCLIPLSIIILCYLAVWLAIHAVAMQQLDSETTQKAEREVTRMVVVMILAFCLCWGPYATFACFAAANPGYAFHPLAAAIPAYLAKSATIYNPVIYVFMNRQFRTCIMKLLGKETDDDSEVSTSRTEVSSVAPE